A part of Xenopus tropicalis strain Nigerian chromosome 4, UCB_Xtro_10.0, whole genome shotgun sequence genomic DNA contains:
- the LOC116410487 gene encoding uncharacterized protein LOC116410487, with protein MGDLEAKRKQLSVEMKAAYNQYSYAKVEDQEYYLSKVNHLNAVMFSLDKELDSVRGQIGPMAEVYANRRRFEASAKILKEPVPYRSPRQVSSSESEREGRTPGKLHHKKTVVAQIHAPNFVFTQEELATVQGKVKKGNLPQREVETFVFSQDDFPSLPSYQESGAPQGQTEVSVVKQSASDASALGHGECSDMELTVTPCVDGPVAVSVGVADGKKEEPSVGVACMSDGESDGENAGVVTRCVESVLQEPQGRESGTAGASNVAVEAPSGAHRSVPLTVPVPGVSSAPNPLMPPPPSSIQANNASMGRNSGQKTNPPQPPNAWNRPLNRVRVPGVERRVTGPVFKLRNRIRLKWEGERESMPSRDVIGKELLLKQATLTPADVRACIKNSELEYDIVFRTSNKLEYFWHEYDHFRSTGLWKNFKVIPVTKPETKKVTVLFKNDNVPPEDIAIWLGRHCKVLSPLTMDIDNNGYWSGGWCANVELRMRYNIPQHLPNSVFIGDERGVVFYPGQPRACFKCGSYGHRANACAVVRCSLCGDVGHIGRDCKDVKCNLCGFFGHSHRACPEALHNIRESCPNLEEEMAEEMLEEIREELRECQPPVQGSESHQSISQPILAIQPHNPSPPSHQPKGPKSAPLPQRQSSKPILLKSGSVAPKSSVPSKGKDWVEVGRGKGKQQAPQRLIPSMKIDLSNKFAPLSRQKSWGEEMEEQDELKRMEREEERQAEPERVPLEADPVHSPGQCLAEESDSGAEGDSESKSGDDGEMDTGQEHVTQKRPSERQGVKTQVKKGSGGGNLSVDTDEIVSIGDDDPVPSGVQVKRYGDLEGDTSQEEKRQGREIKDININLNHGFLSTQDHVHQCIKYEVAPCHVPSISSPRTLLSRYHFPPGNQIGILCGSSEGFPGVALRSQLLLDCTRARCRSWDPISGTFRDPGASSRGS; from the coding sequence atgggagatctgGAGGCAAAAAGGAAGCAGCTGAGTGTTGAGATGAAGGCTGCCTACAACCAGTACTCCTATGCAAAAGTGGAGGATCAGGAGTATTACTTGTCTAAAGTTAACCATCTAAATGCTGTAATGTTTTCGCTGGATAAAGAGCTGGACAGCGTGAGGGGCCAAATAGGGCCAATGGCGGAGGTGTACGCCAACAGGAGGCGCTTTGAAGCATCtgcaaaaatcctgaaggagccGGTGCCATACAGATCTCCCAGGCAGGTCTCCTCATCCGAGAGCGAGCGGGAAGGAAGAACGCCAGGGAAACTGCACCATAAGAAGACGGTTGTTGCCCAGATACATGCCCCTAATTTCGTCTTTACCCAGGAGGAACTGGCAACAGTGCAAGGGAAGGTGAAGAAGGGCAACCTGCCCCAGAGAGAGGTGGAGACTTTTGTCTTTTCCCAAGATGACTTTCCATCTCTTCCATCCTATCAGGAAAGTGgggccccccagggccaaaccgaGGTTTCTGTTGTAAAACAGAGTGCTTCAGATGCTTCTGCTCTGGGGCATGGGGAGTGTTCGGATATGGAATTGACAGTAACACCTTGTGTGGATGGGCCGGTGGCAGTGAGTGTTGGAGTGGCAGATGGCAAGAAGGAGGAGCCTAGTGTGGGTGTGGCTTGTATGAGTGATGGAGAAAGTGATGGTGAGAATGCTGGGGTGGTAACGCGGTGCGTGGAGTCAGTTCTGCAGGAACCACAGGGCAGGGAGAGTGGAACTGCAGGGGCAAGTAATGTGGCAGTTGAGGCACCCTCTGGGGCTCATCGGTCCGTTCCGCTTACTGTGCCGGTACCTGGTGTCTCCTCAGCACCTAATCCATTAATGCCACCCCCTCCCTCATCAATCCAGGCAAATAATGCATCCATGGGTAGAAACTCAGGCCAAAAGACCAACCCCCCACAGCCACCTAATGCTTGGAATAGGCCCCTAAATCGAGTGAGAGTCCCAGGGGTGGAGCGGCGAGTTACTGGCCCAGTGTTCAAGCTGAGAAACCGCATTAGGCTGAAATGGGAAGGAGAAAGGGAGTCAATGCCCAGCAGGGATGTGATTGGGAAGGAGTTGCTGCTGAAACAGGCCACCCTAACCCCTGCAGATGTGAGAGCCTGCATAAAGAACTCCGAGTTGGAGTACGACATTGTTTTCAGGACCTCTAACAAACTTGAGTACTTCTGGCATGAGTATGATCACTTTAGATCCACGGGTCTCTGGAAGAACTTTAAGGTGATTCCAGTCACTAAGCCAGAGACCAAAAAGGTCacggttttgtttaaaaatgacaaTGTCCCTCCTGAAGACATAGCAATATGGCTGGGCAGGCATTGTAAGGTTCTCTCCCCCCTCACTATGGACATAGACAACAATGGGTACTGGTCTGGGGGTTGGTGTGCTAATGTGGAGCTCCGAATGCGCTATAACATCCCTCAGCATCTCCCTAACTCAGTCTTTATTGGGGATGAGAGGGGAGTGGTCTTTTACCCCGGGCAGCCGAGGGCTTGTTTCAAATGTGGCTCTTATGGTCACCGTGCAAATGCCTGTGCAGTGGTCAGGTGTTCACTTTGTGGTGATGTTGGGCACATAGGGCGAGACTGTAAGGACGTAAAGTGCAACCTGTGTGGATTCTTTGGCCACTCGCACAGGGCTTGTCCCGAGGCTCTTCATAATATAAGGGAGAGTTGCCCTAATTTGGAGGAGGAGATGGCTGAGGAAATGCTGGAAGAGATCAGAGAGGAGCTTAGAGAATGTCAGCCCCCAGTCCAAGGGTCAGAGTCTCATCAGTCCATAAGTCAGCCTATACTGGCCATACAACCACACAACCCATCCCCACCTTCTCACCAACCCAAAGGTCCCAAGTCTGCTCCTTTGCCTCAGAGGCAAAGTTCTAAGCCCATACTCCTAAAATCTGGTTCTGTAGCTCCAAAATCCTCTGTCCCTTCTAAAGGAAAAGATTGGGTGGAAGTTGGTAGAGGGAAAGGAAAGCAGCAAGCCCCACAGAGACTAATTCCCTCCATGAAAATTGATCTCtcaaataaatttgcccctttgagTAGACAAAAATCTTGGGGGGAAGAAATGGAGGAACAGGATGAGCTCAAAAGaatggaaagggaggaggagagacaGGCTGAGCCGGAGAGAGTCCCTTTGGAAGCTGATCCTGTACATTCCCCTGGTCAATGTCTTGCTGAAGAATCTGATAGTGGGGCGGAGGGGGATTCCGAAAGCAAGAGTGGGGATGATGGGGAAATGGACACAGGGCAGGAGCATGTAACCCAAAAAAGGCCCTCTGAAAGGCAGGGGGTTAAAACCCAGGTAAAGAAAGGTAGTGGGGGTGGTAACCTTTCAGTGGACACAGATGAAATTGTGTCTATTGGGGATGATGATCCTGTCCCTTCAGGTGTTCAGGTCAAAAGGTATGGGGACCTGGAGGGGGATACCAGTCAGGAGGAGAAGAGGCAAGGAAGagaaataaaagatataaacataaATCTTAACCATGGTTTTCTCTCCACTCAGGATCATGTCCACCAATGTATCAAGTATGAAGTCGCCCCGTGCCATGTTCCAAGTATATCAAGCCCTCGAACACTCCTCAGCAGATATCATTTTCCTCCAGGAAACCAGATTGGGATCCTCTGTGGATCTTCGGAGGGCTTCCCGGGAGTGGCATTGCGGTCCCAGCTTCTTCTCGATTGCACCAGAGCCAGGTGCAGGAGTTGGGATCCTATTTCGGGGACATTCAGGGATCCAGGTGCATCGTCTCGTGGAAGTTGA